A genomic window from Tautonia rosea includes:
- a CDS encoding glycine cleavage system protein R — protein sequence MSRHVILTLTGADRIGIVEELTRILLDQGGNVETSRMARLGGEFAVLMLVSLPESQDAELHRGLEKLAARGYKFTITPTEQPYAEAHSGWRGFRIEVEGADHEGIVHRVARHLSTQGISIESMETETTSAPFGGVPLFNMSASIVVPPELAETSWNDGLFAIGDEMNLEIRVAPEPEG from the coding sequence ATGAGCAGGCATGTGATACTTACCCTCACCGGCGCGGACCGGATCGGAATCGTCGAGGAGTTGACTCGAATCCTTCTCGACCAGGGCGGGAACGTGGAAACAAGCCGAATGGCCCGGCTCGGCGGTGAGTTTGCCGTCCTGATGCTTGTCAGTCTGCCTGAGTCTCAAGATGCGGAGCTGCATCGAGGGCTGGAGAAACTGGCTGCTCGCGGCTACAAGTTCACCATCACCCCGACCGAACAGCCCTATGCCGAAGCCCATTCCGGGTGGCGAGGTTTCCGGATCGAGGTCGAAGGAGCCGACCACGAAGGAATCGTCCACCGGGTTGCCCGCCATCTGTCGACCCAAGGAATCAGCATCGAGTCGATGGAAACCGAGACGACATCTGCCCCCTTCGGGGGTGTTCCTCTCTTTAACATGTCCGCAAGTATTGTCGTCCCCCCCGAACTGGCCGAGACCTCGTGGAACGATGGGCTCTTTGCGATCGGTGACGAAATGAACCTGGAGATTCGCGTCGCTCCAGAGCCCGAGGGTTGA
- a CDS encoding sugar phosphate isomerase/epimerase family protein has protein sequence MICNATLSRWHVVPAVVLMMSTAAQAQPQIPDDAKIGGFAIGCQAYTFNRFTAFEAIEKTAQAGGKVIEFYPGQALSPDERNLKVGHDQPEEVIAKLKSKLDEHGLIAVNYGVVGVPTNEDEARKVFEFAKAMGMRAITTESVDAIDILEKLAKEYNIGVAFHNHPSRPDNPDYKVWDPNYIAELVKDRDSRLGACADTGHWARSGLNPVECLKILKGRIISSHLKDLNEMGRSGHDVPYGTGVCNIADVLDELKAQGFEGNISIEYEHDWENNVPGVAQCIGFVRGYTR, from the coding sequence ATGATCTGCAACGCGACCCTCTCTCGCTGGCACGTGGTGCCGGCGGTCGTCCTGATGATGAGCACCGCGGCGCAGGCTCAGCCGCAGATCCCGGATGATGCCAAGATCGGTGGCTTTGCCATTGGCTGCCAGGCCTACACGTTCAACCGCTTCACGGCGTTCGAGGCGATCGAGAAGACCGCCCAGGCCGGTGGCAAGGTCATTGAGTTTTATCCCGGCCAGGCTCTCAGCCCTGACGAACGCAACCTCAAGGTCGGACACGACCAGCCCGAGGAAGTCATCGCCAAGCTGAAGTCGAAGCTCGATGAACATGGACTGATTGCCGTCAACTACGGAGTGGTCGGTGTCCCGACCAATGAGGATGAGGCTCGGAAGGTGTTCGAGTTCGCCAAGGCAATGGGAATGAGGGCGATTACGACCGAATCGGTCGATGCCATCGACATCCTTGAGAAACTGGCGAAGGAATACAACATCGGCGTCGCATTCCACAACCACCCGAGCCGTCCCGATAACCCTGACTACAAGGTCTGGGATCCGAATTACATCGCCGAACTGGTCAAGGATCGGGACTCGCGACTCGGAGCCTGCGCCGATACGGGACACTGGGCTCGCTCAGGGCTCAATCCGGTAGAATGTTTGAAGATTCTCAAGGGTCGAATCATTAGCTCTCACCTCAAGGATCTCAATGAGATGGGGCGATCCGGCCACGACGTACCCTACGGAACGGGCGTCTGCAATATCGCAGACGTGCTCGATGAGTTGAAGGCCCAGGGATTCGAAGGAAACATTTCGATCGAATACGAACATGACTGGGAAAACAACGTCCCTGGCGTGGCACAGTGCATCGGTTTCGTCCGAGGCTACACACGCTGA